Proteins encoded together in one Microcebus murinus isolate Inina chromosome 16, M.murinus_Inina_mat1.0, whole genome shotgun sequence window:
- the RABAC1 gene encoding prenylated Rab acceptor protein 1 codes for MAAQKDQQKDTEAEGLSATTLLPKLIPSGAGREWLERRRATIRPWGIFVDQQRFSRPRNVGELCQRLVRNVEYYQSNYVFVFLGLILYCVVTSPMLLVALAVFFGACYILYLRTLQSRLVLFGREMSPAHQYALAGGISFPFFWLAGAGSAVFWVLGATLVVIGSHAAFHQIEPADGEELQMEPV; via the exons GACCCTGTTGCCGAAGCTGATTCCATCCGGCGCAGGCCGTGAGTGGCTGGAGCGGCGCCGCGCGACCATCCGGCCCTGGGGCATCTTCGTGGACCAGCAGCGCTTCTCGCGGCCCCGCAACGTGGGTGAGCTGTGCCAGCGCCTCGTACGCAACGTGGAGTACTACCAGAGCAACTATGTGTTCGTGTTCCTGGGCCTCATCCTGTACTGCGT GGTGACGTCCCCTATGTTGCTGGTGGCTCTGGCCGTCTTCTTTGGCGCCTGTTACATTCTCTATCTTCGCACGTTGCAGTCCAGGCTTGTGCTCTTTG GCCGAGAGATGAGCCCAGCCCATCAATACGCTCTGGCCGGAGGcatctccttccccttcttctgGCTGGCTGGTGCGGGCTCGGCTGTCTTCTGGGTGCTGG GAGCCACCCTGGTGGTCATCGGCTCCCACGCTGCCTTCCACCAGATCGAGCCTGCGGATGGGGAGGAGCTGCAGATGGAGCCCGTGTGA